The sequence ATTTGATTCTCTTCTTTATTTTACCTCAGTGGACTGCCAACGCTTGGTTTCCTTTCTACTTCACTGTTCGGATGGGCACGTAGCCGCTTTCGGCTACCAACCGTTGGCCGTCATCGCTCAACAGCCAGTCTCTCAACTTCGCCGCTGGGCTATTGGGATTGAGGCTTTTGAGGGTGACTACGTAGACTTCGGCGGTCAGGGGATACTTGCGATTGGCAATGGTTTCACGGGTAGGCATGACCCCATTAATCGCCACAAGCTCATTGTTGGGGCTGGGGGACATGATTTCCTCATAGTAGAAGACCGAGTACGCGATAGCATTCGTCGTTTTTGAAACCCGCTCGACAGGGGCTGTCATGGTAATAAGCATCCGATCTTCTTTAGCGGTGATCGTTTCTCCTTTCATGACGAGCTTCTCCATCAATTCTTGGCTTCCGGAGTTGCGCTCGCGGATGAAGGCCAGAATCTCTTTATCCGTGCCTCCAATCGCTTTCCAATTATTCGTTCTTCCGGTGTAAATGTCCCGAACTTGATTTAGTGTCAAGCTCTTAACAGGATTAGCGGTATTCACGATAAAAATGAACGCATCAAGCGCGACAGGACGAACATCATACGTCTCCCCTTTCTTTTTAGCCTCCGCCAATTCATCATCAGAAGGCGCCCGTGCGACAACGATCAATCCTGCGGGGTGGTTCAGGGGATTGAACTCGAATACACGTACACTTGCAGCTGTCTCGTTGAGCA is a genomic window of bacterium containing:
- a CDS encoding substrate-binding domain-containing protein, with the protein product MKLRIIVFAAIAISAITFFSACSSNRSASSATSSKPSAVLPPIPGITAENYPVVDGSTSNRHLIELLACRVVGLKGELKRSLGSHWAESSVVVVPIDTDPAKTEAYNKATFARRTRGTHDAYLNLLNETAASVRVFEFNPLNHPAGLIVVARAPSDDELAEAKKKGETYDVRPVALDAFIFIVNTANPVKSLTLNQVRDIYTGRTNNWKAIGGTDKEILAFIRERNSGSQELMEKLVMKGETITAKEDRMLITMTAPVERVSKTTNAIAYSVFYYEEIMSPSPNNELVAINGVMPTRETIANRKYPLTAEVYVVTLKSLNPNSPAAKLRDWLLSDDGQRLVAESGYVPIRTVK